In Camelina sativa cultivar DH55 chromosome 13, Cs, whole genome shotgun sequence, the genomic window GGACGAACCTAACTCCAAGAATGAGAGCAGCTTCTCGGCGTGTCATAGCACTTTGGAAACCACCTTCATAAAACCTGCGCATTCTAGGCACACGTGGCCTGGATTTGAAAGCTTGCCAAGCCAATATACCATATCTACCAGCATAAGCAGCTGCAGCTACAGCAGCACCTGCGATCATTGGCGTAGCCTGTGTAGCCACAACAAAAAGGTCAGACagatacaacaaaaaaaggaacaCACTTTGGCTTTGGAAAATCAAAGATAAGAAACACTCTCAATTGCTATCACAGAACCACACATATAAGATCATCTCTGTATCCAATTTTTCTTGTGACCGGAAACAGAACACTAAGACAACAAACGGATCCTGATTAAAACCATCTAGATTCGAGATTCTTAGGTGTTGTCAACGTCGTTTTAGCTGTAAATTTTACAGTTTAATTCGATTAACAAACGAACATTAGTGACTAAATATTTCACGATACTCCTCTAATTGTTCAAagagagaaatatattaatCCAGCTTAAACGGAAACAAGaacagaccaaaaaaaaaaactcaccataATTCACGTTGATTCAAGCGAAGTATTTTTCCGGAGAAAATACAAACGGATTAATAAATCCCAATAAAAATCTTAGATTTATCGAGTCTCTCGATCGAATTGGGGAATGGGTTTAGGGTTCTTCGAGGGAgagaaataattaaagaaaaattaaaaatctctgCTGCGGTGTTTTAGTTTGActtgttttcttcagttttttgcGTGGGCAAGAGGTCGGTTTGATAAGTTAggatatttccttttttataaaaaaaataatgtcgGTTCGACAAAATTGACGGTTCAACAAAATTGTCGGTTATGCGAGTCAAAGCCGGTCATTCTTGTAATAAAAGGTCAAAACTCTCTAAATGGTGCGGAGTATacggttttgtttggtttcttgctAAGTTCAGTAGTTAGTTCTTCAAAGAATGTTTTGATTTCTCGCCTAGTATATTTCAAAGAACATTTAGAAGGATATATTCTGAATGAGGTTTACGATTACAAGTTATTATTTTAAGCTTTTAAAAGAACTGATGCAAATATTTATTAGGATACTAAGCATATATATAACAGTATATTTAAAGAAAGTAGagaacacaaatttaaaaggtAAACCTTAACGTcgaataataaaatttattgtagcaAGAATAAATGACTGACGAcgcttacaagttacaactgcACAAATGAATGACCAAATGAAGGGAACACATATAATAACTGACAACAATCTCAGGACACATCCTTAAGtgggaaaataataaatatatttaaaagatcaAACCCAATATAAATACCTCAGCTGCCTCCTCCGTTGGTCACCGCAACACCGCCACTCTCCACCTTGGGCGGAGCTGAGAATCTCCGTGGTTTACGCAATGCAGGTGAAGCCGGATATGAGAGCCGTTTCTTAGCTGATACCTTGTCTGTGAACCCATCGTTTTCCTGTGTGGTACCACCTGATGGGCTTTGCGGCTTGAGTCTGGCTCTAGCTGATTTAGTTGGAACCATGTAGCTTGGGAGAGCCGGTGAGCCAGCAAGGCTTTCGTCGTCTCTAACTGATGAACCAGCTATGCTGTGTCTGCGGTTCCTCTCAGACAGGACCGAGATTGTGCTTTTGGCGTCGTCGTCGTTGTTGGATTTTCTCGATGATTGGTTTAGCCTTGACGGAGTTGGAGGAGAGAAGAAaccgtttttgtttcttggggTCCCTCTTGCGGATGATGGTGTGTTTGGTTGAGTTGAGCCATTGCgggtaaaagattttgaagcttCGTTGCGGTTAATAGAGCCCTTGACCGAGGCGGCGGCATTAtcgttgttgctgttgctgttttgttctttctcggTACTCTCTAGTGGACGACCAGCCATCCATCTCTCTAACCAGCTCCAACCCCATGTCGGGTTGCTTGGATCCATGAACATCGGGTTTCCAGATTTAGAGTTGTTCTTCCAGTTTTGCTGCaaacatgaacatatatataatcattacaaCATTCAAATGATCCACAGATTCAACTTCAATGTATCTTTCGACAGGTTCAGCATTATTAGGTAACAACGATGGGAATACCTGATGAGAGTATGCATAAGCCAATGCCCTTTCTCTTCTCATTGTTGCCTCGTACTTGCTTAGCAAATTTGCTTCAACTTTTTCCTTTGATTGAATGCTATCATTCCAGTTATCCCCGTTCTGAGAGCAGCGACAGTAAGACACAGAGAAACTCTTAGCAATAAATAagcaaatcaaaccaaaaattcataatttcaGGTAGAAACGAAGACATAACTGATTAATAGTGTAAGTACGCATCAGTTTTGATATAATGAATAATAATGCTCAGGAAACTGAACTATTAAACTAGTACTCGGAAACCATCCTACAAACTATTATACCAACCGACTGCTAGGTAAAAGAAACCAATTGAACAAAGAATGAAACTTTttgagtaaaaagaagaaaacaaaatcggATGATTGTGAGAGACATACCTTCAAGCCAGCTAACTCTTTGGCATGCTTCTGAAGGAGTTGTTTCTGGCGAGCTTGATTCTCTTCAGACATCCTAATTCTTCTAGCTCGGATCTGTGACTGTACACGAGAGAGAGTCTGCATACATTTTAGAGTGTTTGCAGCTTGCCGTTTAACAACAGAACCTTCCATCAACAACTTAAGCCTGACCAAACCCCTCATCGCCCGCAGTGCTCTTCTTGCCTGGTAATTCAGATATTACACAAGATAAGTTTCTACTCAACAAAAGCAGCTTTCTTCAACCATAATCAAAAGAGTCTTGTACAAACATCAtatcaagccaattcaaaagtGGGATTACTATACATACCAAATAGCCTCTAAAGATAGTCTGAATCAAGATAGCAGCGGCTTCTTCATTAGACTTCCCGGCAAACCGAGTAGGTTTAACACGACGAACGACCTCAGGAGTAGAAGAAGACGGAGCTACAGGGATATCAGTGGCTGTAGCATTGACAACATCCGTAGAAGGAGGGGAAAGATCCCTGTTACGTTCAACAATCACTTCAGCTACTCTCACCtcacgaggaggaggaggaggagcagaaggaggagaagaagattgtctGACATTATTCACCgcagaaggattagagatcacACCATTTTGTCCCTCagccaatttttgttttgacttctgataacaaaaacacaaacatcaaAGATTCAAAGATGTTAATAAAACACTATTAGCAACatcaacacatatatataaaaccaaattcacaaaagtttaaacctttGAATCTGGGCTGAAAGCTTTCTTAACACTTGAAAACCATTTAGCTTTTTTCCCCATCTCTGTGTATCCTTCACATAgcaaaaacaaagttgaaacTACTGATCTTGATAGCAAATAGATCTCGATACCTAGGAGCTAAATTTCTCAATTGAACTCACTGAAAAGATGTAGAATCAGGAAACGTACTTGTGAGAAGATAGTGACACCAGATCTGGAAGCTCAAAAGCCTTGTAAGATAAAACCTGGAGGAAGGAGTCAAAGCAAAAGCTCAACGCGGTTTCTTCGTATCGGGAGAAGACGAAAAGGGCTAAAAGAGAGAATCGATGGGAGAGAGTTTTTTGGATCTTTGCTGAGGTGCGAAGATAtgttcgtctcttcttcttctttcacattaTCATAATTGcgaatgaagaagagagagagagagagaagacagaTGG contains:
- the LOC104734315 gene encoding mitochondrial import inner membrane translocase subunit TIM14-3; translated protein: MATPMIAGAAVAAAAYAGRYGILAWQAFKSRPRVPRMRRFYEGGFQSAMTRREAALILGVRESVVAEKVKEAHRRVMVANHPDAGGSHYLASKINEAKEMMLGKSKNTGSAF
- the LOC104734316 gene encoding protein IQ-DOMAIN 1; this encodes MGKKAKWFSSVKKAFSPDSKKSKQKLAEGQNGVISNPSAVNNVRQSSSPPSAPPPPPREVRVAEVIVERNRDLSPPSTDVVNATATDIPVAPSSSTPEVVRRVKPTRFAGKSNEEAAAILIQTIFRGYLARRALRAMRGLVRLKLLMEGSVVKRQAANTLKCMQTLSRVQSQIRARRIRMSEENQARQKQLLQKHAKELAGLKNGDNWNDSIQSKEKVEANLLSKYEATMRRERALAYAYSHQQNWKNNSKSGNPMFMDPSNPTWGWSWLERWMAGRPLESTEKEQNSNSNNDNAAASVKGSINRNEASKSFTRNGSTQPNTPSSARGTPRNKNGFFSPPTPSRLNQSSRKSNNDDDAKSTISVLSERNRRHSIAGSSVRDDESLAGSPALPSYMVPTKSARARLKPQSPSGGTTQENDGFTDKVSAKKRLSYPASPALRKPRRFSAPPKVESGGVAVTNGGGS